A single genomic interval of Oncorhynchus mykiss isolate Arlee chromosome 13, USDA_OmykA_1.1, whole genome shotgun sequence harbors:
- the LOC118938131 gene encoding gastrula zinc finger protein XlCGF17.1-like, which translates to MSSPSYSPPDKEEGVCWTEKEGLWLNVVVKEENEEEDITVTKVEEEQDVTVKEEEEVTVLGVKEKGEITVTLEEEETGDRINTRERRDNRGSSGEPQRRHDADKAEKSRSASRSKHLKKHQRRPKTKTHCCSDCGKSYLRSDSLKLHQRSHTGEKPFCCSDCGKKFTSSADLKRHQRIHTGEKPFSCSDCGKSFVSSGHLKSHQRTHKVEKPYSCTQCGKSFTHSSSLIVHQRTHTGEKPYNCDQCGKSFLSSGRLTIHQRTHTGEKPYSCDQCGKSFTTSSQLTLHQRTHTGQNPYSCTQCGKSFTQSNSLVSHQRTHTGEKPHSCDQCDKRYSDKRSLIKHQKIHEGVVS; encoded by the exons ATGAGTTCACCAAGCTACTCGCCTCCTGATAAAGAGGAgggggtctgctggacggagaaagagggTCTGTGGCTGAACGTTGTCGTGAAAGAGGAGAATGAAGAGGAGGATATCACAGTAACAAAAGTAGAGGAAGAGCAGGATGTtacagtgaaagaggaagaggaggttacTGTGTTGGGagtgaaggagaagggagagataaCTGTCACAttggaagaggaagagacaggagatcggattaacacca gagagagacgggacaatcgtggatcctctggggagcctcaacgaCGTCATGATGCTGACAAGGCAGAGAAGAGTCGCTCCGCATCCAGATCAAaacacctcaagaaacaccagcGGAGACCCAAAACGAAAACTcattgctgctctgactgtgggaagagttactTAAGATCAGATTCACTGAAACTACACCAGAGAagtcacactggagagaaacctttttgctgctctgactgtgggaagaaaTTCACCTCTTCGGCAGACCTTAAAAGACAtcagagaatccacacaggagagaaaccttttagctgctctgactgtggaaagagttttgtttCGTCAGGACATTTAAAAtctcaccagagaacacacaaagTAGAGAAACCctatagctgtactcaatgtgggaagagttttactcactCAAGCAGCTTGAtagtacaccagagaacacacacaggagagaaaccttataactgtgatcaatgtgggaagagttttctTTCATCTGGTCGTCTGacaatacaccagagaacacacacaggagagaaaccttacagctgtgatcagtgtgggaagagttttactacatctagccAGCTGACTTTGCACCAGAGAACACATACAGGACAGAATccttatagctgtactcaatgtgggaagagttttactcagtcaaaCAGCCTGGTAtcacatcagagaacacacacaggagagaaacctcatagctgtgatcaatgtgacaagagatactctgataaaagatctctgattaaacatcagaaaatacatgaaggagttgtttcatga